CAAATAATTTTTCAGAATAATTAAGTTATAAAGAAATATGAAAAAAAAATTTGTTTTGTCAATATTTATTATTTTAATTTCTTTTTTACAGACTTCTTGCGGCTCAAAAAGAATTCCAAAAAAAATCATAGTAGCAAGTTCCGGAAAAATTGAATCTTTAGACCCAGCTAGAGCTAATACTCTTAAAGCAATTCAATTAATCAGTTCTCTGGGAGACACATTATATGAATTAAACTCTAATGGTGAATTAATACCTGAATTGGCATCAGGGATGCCAATTATTTCAAAGGATAAACTTCAAATAATTATCAATTTAAGAAAAAATGTTTTTTTTCATGATGGAACTTCATTTAACTCAAATGCAATGAAGTTTACTTTTGATAGATTCAAAAGAATTGGAACAATGAATTATATCTTAGGAAATAAGATTAAATCAATAGAAACTCCAAGTGAATATTCACTCATAATAAATTTGAATAAACCATCAAGTTCTTTAAATGGTTTACTTACATCAGTAAATTTAACTCCAATATCTCCTTCTTTTTATAAAGAATATTCTGATAAATTTCTAAATGAAAAATTCGTTGGTACTGGCAAGTATGTACTGACTAGTTTTTCCAATGAAGTACAAGCAATTGATCCAAATCTGAATTATTGGGGTAACAAGCCATTAAATAAGGGCATTAAATTTGTGGGATACTCAAATTCATCTTCTCTTTTTGGGGCTTTAAAAAGTAAACAAATTGACGTGCTCTTATCAAATTCAATTGATGATAGTCAGAGAAAAAGTCTTAATACTTTAAGTAAAAATAAACAGTTTAAAGAAGGGAATAGTCCTTTCACTGAATTAAGTTTTATAAGCCTCAAAACCAGTTCTTTTCCCTTAAGCAATCTTAATTTAAGACTGGCTTTGGCAAAAAGTCTTAATAGAAAATTAATTAGTGAGAAAGTAAGTTATGGATTAAGGCAGCCATCTAGATCAATTATTCCTCCGATATTGAAAAAAGATAATCAAGAAGTGTGGCCTAAATATGATTATTTAGAAGCGAGAAGGTTATTGCAAAAAGAAAATTACTGTAATGGAAATATTCTGAAAATACCTCTTACTTATAGATCGAATGTACCAGCTGACAAGCTTATTGCCCTGACATGGCAGGAAGAAATTAAAAGTTCTTTGGAAGATTGTATTGATATAGAACTCAATGGGGTAGAATCTACAACAATTTACAAGAATCTAAGTTTAGGAATTTATACGGCAGTTATTCTCGATTGGACTGGTGCTTATTCAGATCCTGAGGCCTATCTAACACCTCTTTTAAGTTGTAATGAAATAGTTGATAGCATATGTAAAAAAGGTGAATCAGTTTACAGCGGCAGTTTTTGGGGATCTAAAAAAGTGGAAAGTTTATTTCTTGAGAGTGAAAAAATAAGTGGAATTGAAAGATTAGATAAACTTGTTGAAATTGAAAAAATAGCAGCAAATTCGATCCCTTATATTCCCATTTGGATTTCCTCTCAAAAAGCATGGTCACGAAACAAAATTTCAAAACCTATTTTTAATGGGGCAGGAATAATTTCATTGAGTGATCTTAAGATAATAGATGAGTAGAAATTTAAATAAACTACTAAATTATTCCTTATTAAAAATTTCATTAATACCAATAATGTTATGGATAATTTCTTCATTAGTATTTATTTTGTTGAGAGTTGCCCCTGGCGATCCTGTCGATGCAATTCTTGGATCTGGTGCCGATGAGGTTTCAAGGGAATTTCTAAGAAATAAATTAGGGCTAAATGAACCTTTAATAAGTCAATATTTTTCATATATTAAAAATATATTGCACTTTGATTTTGGCCAATCTCTCAGTACCCAAGAGCCAGTCCTAAATATTATTCTTAAGTCATTGCCTGCAAGCCTTGAGCTTGGATTCTTTTCATTATTAAGTGCCACATTAATAGGATTCCCATTGGGATTAATTGGCTTGAGAAATAGAGGTAAAAAGACTGATTATATTGCCAGAATTTTAGGAATTGCCACATATGCGATCCCTCCTTTTTGGGGTGCAATGTTAGCGCAATTATTATTTTCTGTATTTTTTAATATTTCCCCAATTGGAGGTAGATTTCCAATATTTCAGCAACAACCACAAATTACAGGTTTTCTGGTTTTAGATAGTATTCTTTCAAATAATATTAATGCTTTGAAAGGTACTCTTCATCATCTCGCACTTCCCTCTATTACACTTGGTTTTCTTTTAAGTGGAATATTCAGCCGCTCATTAAGAGTAAATTTGGATAAGACATTAAAAAGTGATTATGTAAATGCAGCTATAACAAGAGGAATATCTAGGAAAAAAATCTTTTTTAACCATGCATTGCCTAATGCGCTTTTGCCAATTGTCACTATTTCTGGCTTAACTATGGCTTCATTAGCAGGAGGTGCTCTATTGTTTGAAGTAACTTTTTCGTGGCCAGGTATTGCTTTAAGATTACACGAAGCAATTTCTCAGAGAGACTATACTTTGGTTCAAGGCATTATAATTTTTACCTCTTTGTTGATAGTTTCTTTAAATCTCTTTGTGGATATTTTAATCGCATACTTAGATCCAAGAATAGATTACTAATTTTTTGAAAATTCTTTTATGGTATCAGGATCTAAAATATGGAAATCAAGTCCCAAATCTCTCTGATTTTTAATTACTATAGGGATCTTTTGGTCTTTAATATTTTTTAAAAATTCAACTATAAATTTCGTAGATAAATCTTGTACTAATATTGGCTCTGAGCCAATAAAAGATTTATTTATTTTGAAGACGTCATTATTTTCTTCATAGCTTTTATTAATTCTAATTGGAGAGAAATGACTTGCTCCTTCAATAATTAGAAATCTATTTGATGGATTATTTAAAGCAGAAAAAACTTTAAATTGTTCATTCATTAATGGTGTAATAAGGTCATACGTACCACCTATTAGAAGAGTTGGTGTTTTAATTCCTGTACTATTTTCTTTTGGCCATACTAAACTACCAAATGAATTAAAACCTATAATAGCACTGGCTTTATTAGAGGTATTTTTCTTAGGGAATGGTATTTCGCTCAACTGACATTGAAGTAATTTAGATAAATTAGTTACTGCAAAGTCTTTTAATGCCGAATCACATTTGTCATTTAATTCATCAGTGGGTTTATTGCCTTCATATAAAAGTGCAATTAAAGCACCAAGAGAATGCCCCATTAAAATATAAGAATCATTAGGTAAACCAAATTCTCCATTTTCATGAGCTTTTAATACGGCATCTAAATCTTTAATTCTATATAAGAAAAAGTCTGCACTTCCTGGTATTGTTTCCTTACCTTCGAGTACTTCTATAAATGACTCCAAATTACTTCCTCTATGATCTATGAATAATATTGGCCAACCTCTTTTAGCTAATTCGTTTCCTATCCATTTGAAATTACTAATTTCGCCTCCAAGTCCTGGCATAAAAATTACCAGTTCTTTATCTTCATTTGTTTTATTGCTTTTCCATATTTCAATTTCAAAAGGTTTCACTCGGTGAGAAGCATAAATTTTTTTTTCAATTTTTATAAGATCTTGAGTTGATTTTTTTTCAGTATTTTTGAAGACATTTTGGTTCGTTCTTTCAAGTTTATTTAATTTGGATAAAAGTTCTTGTTGCATTGATAATTCATTTTTCCAAGATGAAATTATTAAAATTAAATTATCAATATCAAGTGAAATTTCTTCTGATGGTAATGCCTTTATGATTTCTAAAGTTGAAACTTCTTTTTTTTGATCTAATAAATTTTCTATAGTGTTATATATTTCTGTTCCATTATTATCATTAGGAACTTTTATGCTTTTGCTTAATTCTGTAAGAATTTTACGTCCTATCCAACTCCTTAATATTTCTCTATTTAATCCCTCTTCTTTGAAAACTGGATATTCTAAAAATTTTGATAATTCAAAAATTCTTATAAATCCATTTTTTTTTAACCAATCTAGTAATTCTGTTGAATCATCTTTGTATTTTTCTAATTTTGATAATTGTTCTATAGTAAGAGGGATTTCCATCTCTTCAAACTTAATATTTATCTTTTCAGCAGCCTTTAAACCATTATTAAAAAATAAACCACAAAAACTAAAAAAAATTATAAAAATGTATTTCACTAGTGATTAGTCCAAATAGTTTACAAATTAGCAAAAATTGGTGGATTCAATTTCCATATCATTTGAGGTTAATAACTAAGATAAGATTTTTCGCTGCATTTGGAGCAGGAGGTGTTATTTATTTAACATCACTTATTTTTAATAACCTAGGATTATCGGCAACAGATATTGGCTTAGGGTTTACCATTTCAGCAATAATTGGAACTGTAACAAGACTCTTTACAGGTAATTATCTTAATAAAACAGAGAAAATACAATTTCCAATAATTACATCTTCAATACTAAGTATTGCCGCTAGCTTATGCCTCATTTTTTCAAGAGATACTTTTTTGTACATAATTGGTCAATCACTTGTTGGAGCTGCTGCAGGAATATATTGGCCTGCTGCCGAGTTTGGGGTACCCTATTTTTGTCATCCTATCGAAACACGCAAAGCTTACGCTCTTGTGAGAAGTTCGGAGGCTTTAGGAATATTTCTAGGGGTATTATTAGGGGGTTATATGACAAATTTTTTGTATTCTAAATCAATTTTTATTAATGATATATTTTGCATGTTAGCTATCACATATTTAATATCTAAAAATAGTTCTTCTATTAAAAGAAACTTAGAAAATTCCCAAAAAAAATTAGTAGATCCAATTAATCAGGAACAATTGAAATGGAATAAAAATTCAACAATAATAATTTTATCTATTTTATTGATTACTACCTCTTTAGCTCTGATCCAAGTAACTTTGCCTCTGGATCTTGTTAAGGGTGGAGTATATCGTAATGCATTAAGCAAAGAAATTATTAGTCTTATAATTTCTATACAGTTAATTTTATTGTTGTTTTTACAATGGCCTATTGGATCTTGGATATCAAAAAAAGGGAGATTATTTGGGCTAAAATTTAGTTTGATAAATTTCTCTTTCGCTTCATTTTTATTATTTATTTCTAGTTATTTAAATATCCCAGCTTTTTATTTAATTTCTTTTTCATTGATATTAGTAAGTTTAGGAACTGCTTCATTTCTTCCAACATCAACAGATATCGTCTTCAGAATAGCTCCTTCAAACAAAAAAGGTTTTGCACTTGCTCTATTATCACAATGTTTCGCTATGGGTTATTTTTTTGGACCATTTATCTCGGGACGTATATTAGATCTATTTGGTTATGCTTCAGTAATCTGGCTATCCATTTCATTTGCTTGCTTTATAATTTTTGTAATCCTATTTAAGAGATTATTTTAATTAATCTTTTCTAATTCAATAATTCTTCTCTCTCTTAAAAATAAGAAAAAAGGTGCAGAGAATGCGAATGCTATAAGAAAAGTTCCAATGTATACAACCCACATATTCTTCATGTTTAGTTTTTTTGATTCATTTACTATCCATATAAAAATAGCGCTTGCACCTACTAATAAGTCTCTAGAAATTGACTGAGCTGCGGGGTTTGCATTCGCTAAAGAAATGAAGTTATTTATATCAAAGCTGTTTCCATATTCCCTAGCAAATTCGAAATTTGCCATCATTGGAAGGACAGCACCCAAAATTGATAGAAAAAGGTAAAGATAAGATAGTATCTGTTTATTATCTTTTAAAATGTTAAATGAATTCACTTGTCAGAAATATTTCTTTTAATAATAGTATTTAAAATCTTATGTTTGTTGAAAAGAATAATAAAGTTGAAGACTATAAATTCAAAAAAGGAAATTTAAATTTTGCTGTTGTTGGTCATGTTGAGTGGATAAATTTCTTAAAGGTCGATCAATTACCAAAACCAGGCGTTATTTCTCATTCTGAAAAATCTCTTGAGTATCCAGCTGGTGGTGGCTCCATTATCGCAAAAATACTTTCTGATTTAACTTTAAACCAAATTCATTTTTTTACGTCATTAGGTAATGATGATTATGGAGAAAACTGTTTCAAGATTCTTTCAAATATGGGAATAAATTTGCATGTCGCTTGGCGTGACAAGCCAACTAGAAGAGGTTTTAGTTTGATTGATTCTCAAGGTGAAAGAGCAATAACAGTTATTGGAGAAAGGTTAGCACCAACTCATAAAGACAATTTAGAATGGAACATTTTAAAAAAAATGGACGGAATTTTTATTACCGCATCTGATTCAGAGATTTTTAAAATAGCTAGATCAGCTTCAATACTGTGTACAACACCAAGGGTGGGTTTAAATACAATTAATAAATCAAATATCCTTTTAGATGGATTAATAGGCAGTAATCTTGATCCAGGGGAAGCTTTTTCTTTTTCTGATTTATCTTTAAAACCCAAATATACTTTTAAAACCGAGGGAGAGAAGGGAGGCATAATATTTCCAGGAGGAAGATATGAGGCTCTTAAAAATAAAAAATTAAAGGTTGATTCTTATGGATGTGGCGATTCTTTTGCTGCTGGTATTCTTTATGGGATGGCATCTAAATGGGATATAGATAAAAGTTTAAATCTTGCTAAAGTAATGGGAAGAGACGCTAGTGAATTTTTCGGCCCATATGCAAATAATGATGAAAGATAATTGAACTAATACTTTTATGAGCAACTTAGAAAATAAAAATAAAAATAAAAATATTCTTGTAGAGAACCTTATTCTTTTCTTCTTATTTACTGTCTTTTTAGTTTTTAAATCTTTAAAAACTTTATCTAGAATCTTTACTTATGGAATCTTAAAAAAAGAAATATTAACTACTAAAAGTAACTTAGGCGTAGATATTAAAATAAAAATTAAATAGGTAATGAATATATTTTTAGTTTTTCTAATTTTTGGAGTTATTTTTTTGGTCTACAAAAAAATAAAATCCAAACATCCAAAGAACTTAAAATTAGACAAATTTAAAAATAAACTGCAGAGCACGCAAACAAATATTGAGAGAATTTTTTTAAGAGAGGAAGAAAAAACCTTTTCAAATCCTAATATAAATATTTATATTGGAATTTATGATAACGAAGAAAATATAAATAGAAAATCCAATATACACAGAGCAAGACTTTCAAAATATAAGAAATCCAAATTAAATGGTGAGATGATATTTCAAGATGAAGAACAAAGGATTTATAAATTTAATAATGGTAAGAAAGTTTACTTATAATTTTAGTGCTAACTACACTCAAGACTTTCTCTAGTTGAAACGCCTGTTGTTGGATTTATACCATCCGCAATTTCACAAAGATTTCTTTGGTCTTCGCTGTCAAGAATAGCGTAAGAAAAATCTGCTCCTTCTATTTGAGCTCCTGCAAAACTGCTGCCTGATGCGATCATATTTATTAAAACAGCATTTCTAAGATCTGTTTTTTGGAAATTAACTCGATCAGAAAGAGTATCGGTCAGGTCGATTCCATTTAAATTAGAACCTTTTAAATCCGAAAGGGTTAGGGTAGTTCCATGTAAATCAACATCACTAAAATCTGCGTCTCGTGCAACAGCTCCAGCTATAGAAGACAAATGAAGATCCTCTCCATGAAAATCAAATCCTGTAATATTAGCTCTAACATAACTTGGAACTTCATCTCCCTCGCCCTTAACAGCTACATTTGCCCCAGCAAAAACTGGAGAGGATAAAACTAAGAAAGAAAAAGTTATACATAAAAAATATTTTAAAAAACTAAAAAATTTCATACCCAAAAATTTCAATATTATTATTTTATAACAATTAGATAATTTTTTAAATTGATGTGTAAATTTGGGACTCCTTTTTAAGATTATTTAACACTGTAAATTTTAAATCTAGGTTCTAGATTGGTTATACAATCAAGAAGTTTTTTGTTATCTTTGCTATTCGTAACTTTGAATTCAGATTCAACTGTACCGCCCTCATCTCTAATGGCTTGATTTAAAACTATGGAACCGTTTCCGTCAGATACTGATCTATGAAAAGTTCCTCTAGGTATTCTTAAAATATATCCACAAGACTCTAATCTAACTTTATAAAAAGGATAATCCCAACCAAAATTAACAAGGAAAAATGTTCTACCCCCAGAGATAGCTAATAGATTATCTTCTTGATTGTGATGTATGTAAAATTGCCAATTATTAAATTCTTCTTCATTTGGAGGGCTAACCGCAGGACCACTGTGAATAACTAGATCTCTGTAATTTGATTCATTAACACTAATATCAAAAAATCTGACATCTTTTGTATCGCGAAATTTTTCATAACTTATCAATTCAAACATTTTTGATTTGTTTGATTTGATAACTGGGATTTCTAAACTTGAGTTCAATTTTCTTCAAAGATTAAACAAATGAAAACAGATATATTTCTCTAAGAACGTATCAATTAACACTAAAAAAGAAAAAATATTTTCATTTATTTTTTTTGGTTTTAAAAGATTAAAGATTTAACTTTTATTTAATCTCAATAGGTTTGATTTCCCAGGATAAAGTATTTTCTAAATTATTTTTTCCTATAAAGTTCCCAGTAATTACAGAGGTCAAATTAGATTTGGAAGATGATACCAATGTTAAATATCTTTCGTCTATTAATCCTTTTCCGCTTGGATCAAAACCTCTCCAACCAGCACCTGGAATATATAATTCGGCCCAAGCATGTAAATCTAACTCGGCGGGCAACGGATCTTCAAAATGATAACCACTTACAAACCTACTTGGGATACCAATAGACCTACAAGCTTCAACCATCAGCATCGCTAAATCTCTACATGAACCTATGCGCTCTCTTAGTGTTCTGCTAGCAGGCCATGCTGGACCCGTGTGTCTTTTAGTATATTTAACCCGATCTTGAATGATCTCTATTAGCTGGTAGGTAAATGATAATGCGTTATTAATGCTTCCTGCTAAAGCTTCTTGAGCAAGTTCCACTGCAGAGGGATCGTGTTGTCCATTTGGCATCCACCCCTCTAGTGCGCCTTGTAAATCTCTGTTAATAATACTTCTACAAAAAGGTAATGTTAAATCTCTATTTTTAACCCCGTCAATAATGTTTGGATTTTTAATAGTTTCAACTTCGCTAATTGATTCAATAATTAAATTATCTGTTAATCCATTAAATCTGATTCTATTAATCTCTTCTCCGCTAGCTGCAAGAAGGGGATAAATAATTTCTGGTTCTGGGGTTATTTTTAATTCAAAATTCTTTAGCTTTTGAAATCCATTTGACCTTGGCTTTATACATAATCTGTGTTCTCCCAATTGAACAGGTTCTGCGTATTTATATTCAAGTTTGTGAATGTATTTAATTCTCATTAATAAACCATTTAATTAATAAAATATTTTTCTTGAATGAGAACATTTAGTTTATTCAAATCCATTTGCAATGAATCGATTGCTTCATGTAAACCATGATTGATTATATCTTCAATTCTGATATAACTCCACTTTGCTTGAAGCAAACCTCTCATGCACTCTAATTCTGAAGGATTTTCAGTAGATGGAGAGGTATCTATCGTTTTAAGTGTATTACTTATCCCATCAAGACAGTATCTTACTGATCTGGGAAAAATTGGATCAAGTAAAAGAAATTTTGCAACTGAATTAGGCTTTATAGAATTTTGTACAGCTTTCCTAAACATTTGATAGGCACCAGCTGAACGTAAAAGAGCAATCCATTGCAGCTCATCAAGAACTCCGCCAAGTTCATCTAAGCTGGGTAAGAGTAAATAATATTTAACATCTAAAATTCTCGATGTTTTGTCAGCTCTTTCGATTAATCTTCCAAGAATGCTGAATCTCCATGCAAGATCTTTGCTTAGAGTTGCATCTGTAATTCCATAAAAAAGCTGACATTCCCTTCTTATTTCACTTAATTGTTCTTGTCTTGGTTTATTCCATATTGCCTCTCCTTCTTGCATATTCCAATATAAAATATTAATCTGTTCCCACATTTCGGTGGTCATGACATCTCTGATTTGTCGTGCATTTTCTCTTGCCATTTGAATGCAAGAAATTATACTGTTTGGGTTTAAACGATCTCTTATTAAAAAATTAATAACGTCATCAGGTTTTTTCTCTGGGAATCTTTTATCAAAAGATTCTCTATCACTTGAAGCATCAATTAATGGGAGCCAAGGTTCTGCACTCCCTGGTGGACAATCTAATGACATTGCTTCACTAACTTCCACGAAACGAGATATGTTCTCTGCACGTTCTAAATAACGATTGATCCAATAAAGGGATTCTGCTACACGACTCAAAAGCATATTATTTACCTACGACCCATGTATCTTTGCATCCTCCCCCTTGAGAAGAATTGACGACTAATGAGCCTTTTTTTAATGCTACCCTCGTAAGCCCACCAGGGCTAACCCATGAATCTTTTCCTCTCAAGATATACGGTCTTAAATCAACATGACATGGATATAATTCCCCATCGCATAACGATGGCACAGTAGATAATTCTAATGTTGGTTGTGCTATGAAATTTCTAGGATTATTTTTAATTTTATTAGCGAATTCTTCTATTTCAGATGTTGTTGAGTGAGGGCCAATTAACATTCCATAACCACCAGCTTCTGCGACAGACTTAACAACAAGTTTTGATAAATTTTCTAGAACATATTCTCGATCCTTTTGGTAATGACAAATATACGTTTCTACATTTTTAATAATAATTTCTTCATCAAGATAATATTTAATCATTTTTGGAACAAAAGAATAAATCATTTTGTCATCTGCTATTCCAGTCCCAGGTGCATTTGCTAAAGCTACATGACCTGCTTTAAAAACATCAAGTAATCCGCTAACACCAAGGCAGGAATCTTTTCTGAAATTAAGAGGATCTAAGAAATCATCATCAATTCTTCTATAAATGACATCTACTCTTTTTAATCCAGAGGTGGTTTTTAAATATACATAATCATCATTACAAACTAAGTCATGACCCTGGACTAGTTGGATACCCATTTCTTGAGCTAAATAACTATGTTCAAAATAAGCACTATTAAAAATTCCAGGAGTAAGTAGAACTATCTTGGGTGTATCTGTCCAAACTGCAAGTTCTTGCAGCGTTTTTAAAAGATATGATGGATATTCATCAATTGGTTTTACTATTCTTCCTGAGAAAAGATTAGGAAAAATATTTTTCATAACTAATCTATTTTCTAAAAAATAGGCAACCCCAGAAGGGCACCTTAAATTATCTTCTAAAATATGCCAATCTCCTTCCCTATCCCTTATTAAGTCAAGTCCTGAAATTTGACACCATTTATTTAAAGGAGGTTTGAAACCTATCATCTGAGGTCTCCAACCTTCTGAACTCTCTATTAATTCTCTTGGAATTATTCCATCATTAATTATTTTTTGAGAATTATAAATATCATCTAGGAATAAATCAATTGCCTCAAGCCTTTGTTCTAGTCCTTTTTCTAACGTTACCCAATCATCTTTACTAATTATTCTAGGAAGTGGATCAAAAGGTAATATTCTCTCAGTACCTTTTAACCCTGTATCATTTAATCTGAAAGTTGCACCATGTCTTAGTAATAATTTTTTTGCGGCAGAATGATTCCTGTTTAATTCTTCAAGACCCATATTATCTAATGAGGAAAGAAGTGGAATCAATATTTCTCTAGCAGAGTTAACATTATCCTTAAAGTATTCATCAAAACTATTTTTAGGTTGATAACTTGAAAACATATTTTTTATCGTTTAATAATTTTTACTTTAGCTTTTTATCTTTATTCGTATTTATGGCTACCAAAAATAATATCTCTTGACTCGATCTATATCATTATTTTGATCATTGAAGTATATTTCTTAAAAATCTAAAAGGTATGAGTTCTAGTAATTGGCAATTTGTTTTTTTTAGATATTTCGCAAGCTTTCTTTTTATTCTCTCTCATAGTTTGCTGGTTCTTGATCATTTACCTGTAGGGGCAGCACTTCACGGACTTGGTGAAGTTTTTATTGCGCCTTGGGCTTTTAGGGAAAGAGCATGGGATCTTGTTGTTATCGCAGTTTTATTTTTCTTCTTTGATATCTGGGGACTGATAAACACTCCATGGAATTAACTGGTATTATTTATTTACTTATTGTGGGAAATGATATTAATTATGAAATCTTATTTTCGTCAAATTTATAAAATAATTTTTCTTTTACTAATTTCAAATATTTCTAATTTATATGCACATAATTTAATTAATGGCGGTTGCAAAAACCA
The Prochlorococcus marinus CUG1433 genome window above contains:
- a CDS encoding circularly permuted type 2 ATP-grasp protein yields the protein MFSSYQPKNSFDEYFKDNVNSAREILIPLLSSLDNMGLEELNRNHSAAKKLLLRHGATFRLNDTGLKGTERILPFDPLPRIISKDDWVTLEKGLEQRLEAIDLFLDDIYNSQKIINDGIIPRELIESSEGWRPQMIGFKPPLNKWCQISGLDLIRDREGDWHILEDNLRCPSGVAYFLENRLVMKNIFPNLFSGRIVKPIDEYPSYLLKTLQELAVWTDTPKIVLLTPGIFNSAYFEHSYLAQEMGIQLVQGHDLVCNDDYVYLKTTSGLKRVDVIYRRIDDDFLDPLNFRKDSCLGVSGLLDVFKAGHVALANAPGTGIADDKMIYSFVPKMIKYYLDEEIIIKNVETYICHYQKDREYVLENLSKLVVKSVAEAGGYGMLIGPHSTTSEIEEFANKIKNNPRNFIAQPTLELSTVPSLCDGELYPCHVDLRPYILRGKDSWVSPGGLTRVALKKGSLVVNSSQGGGCKDTWVVGK